The sequence below is a genomic window from Chaetodon auriga isolate fChaAug3 chromosome 8, fChaAug3.hap1, whole genome shotgun sequence.
ATGCCGTAagataagaaagaaaacagaaaagctaAAGGGGTTGATGCGCGTAGGAAACTGCACACTGACAAAGGTTTACACAGTATACTTTCAGTGTATTAATACCGACACAAAGAATCACTTGAATGACAACACTCGAagtctcagtctctctgtctgaacaGTACAAACAAGCAAGCAGTGAGAGCCATGTGGACAtacctctcctctgactcctggtatcctctgacagcagcctgcttggacaaacttatcaaacCATCCAACCTTTTCAGAAAATCCACTGGGGTAAGGTCTGACGCGCTTTCTCTGCCACCATCTTGCTTCTCCTCAGAGGAGCTTCCCGTGGGCCCATTCTGAGCCAAAACACAGCCAGCATTGTCTTCTTCACTGTCCTCTAAAACCAAGTCCACTCCATTACTACTGTGGTCCAAGTCTGACAGCACAGGGATTGACAAGGACTTCTTCAGGAATATCGAGTCATTGGTGTACATCCTGTTTGCTCTTTTGATTTGCTCCATCTGCAAGAGAAGATTAATTCGTCAGCCTTTTGCAAATTTAAAATCCAAAAAAAGTTGATTGACACTTTTAGCTTTATTTTCTAACATCATGAACAGGACAGATGCAAGTTCATATGGGCCATTAGGGTTAATAGTTCAAAATTGTATTGAAAAAATGTAATAGCCAAgataaaaataatgagaaaaatgtaTGTACATACAGAATTTATATGAAATAACCTTACACAAGTTCAGATATCCAAATATTTCAAACAGTTACATTACATTGGGAAGTATGACATCACGATATTATGTATTTCTATTATCGTGTTCAAATGAATGGCTGAGGGAATAATGCAGGAATAAAATTAGAATTAAAGCAGTTTCAGGAGTAAGTTATACTTACAGACACTCCATATTTCAGGGCCAGGCCTTGTAGTGTTTCTCCTGGTTGAATTTTGTGCTCAATGCGTCTCTGGCGGACCGGAGAGAGCGGAGACCGGACCAAACTGCCGTAAGACCTCGTACGGCTCCCGCGGAGGAGGCCGTTGCCCCCGGTTGGTAAAGACGCCCGCTCCCCGGACATGGTCGTGAACCACTTAGCTAACGTTAAGTTGGCAACCGAGCTAACGGTATACGGTTTCCGGCAAACGTTAATGTTGTTCACATCATGAAAATACAGCTTACTCCGAGTAGCAGCTTATTTAGCCTCCTAGCATCactttagctaacgttagctaattaACGTTGACACTTGACTCACGCCTTTTTTTCGTGTCAAACTGTGACTGTATGTTGCTAAGGTCCCCCGTCGAACTTCTGCCACAGCTAATGACAGTGACTTAACATACCTGACTACGAGTTTAACCTACCTTGTATCGCAAACAAATTCTTGAAAAGTTGCTGAGAAAGTTGTGAATGTTGTCATGTTTCCGGGAGTCATCTGTCCGCTGCCATGTTGCCATGACTGCCGTGTTGCGTGACTAGTCCCATGATTCGTCACAAGCGCTGCATTCATGACAATTAGAGAAAACGACAATTAGAGGAAACGATACAAAATGAGACTGCATACAGCCTATGGTTTGAAACAGAATTAATCACTTGAATATGATGACTTATGGCGTTTCATTGGTGTATGAACTCTCAAATTGAAGATAAATGAGTGAAAAATCACTTTGAGCGCAACATAACTTACCGCGTAAAAACTGAGCGGAACGTTATTCTATTCGAAGTTCGTATTTCCCATTCCACCCGTTGACAGGGAATGCCTCATTGCTATCATGGTTTAGCTTGTCGTAAagtagctagttagctaaccGGTTTCTGACATCTGGTTTCAGATTAACAACCGTAATAATTATGTCATTTAAAAGGGAAGGTAATGACAAGAGTCAGTTGAACATCCTGAAGGTGAGAGTGTATctattcatatatatttttttcttttctagaAGAGACTTCAGCTGAGATGCTAGGTTGTTATGGTTAGCATCCCGTTAGCTACCTGTAGCCATCTGTAGTGTAAAACGAAGCTTCTTTACAACTGAAAAACGATGAATTAACCACCCTACTCTTGCTGGTTTCAGAAACGGCGTGTGGCAGATCTTTTGTCTAATTTTATTCCAGAGGATGAAGCGGCTCTTCTGAAAAATGGAAGGTGAAGTTAACTTGTAACTTGGTGTTGTTAAAGGCTGTCCATGCATAGCTTGCAGCAGTTGACATGAATCTGAAATTCAACCTGTTCACTCGGTTTCTAGATACACCTGCCTTATGTGCTCCTACCGGCCTGTGTTCGATACAGTTGAAATGCTGACAGTCCACAGAAAGGGAAAAAGGCATCTCGAAGGTGAGACAGTCTAATTTATGATGTGTAGTTCATTATATGAGTTATGATATGGTTAAGTGTTTAAGTAATGATTATCTGTCCCACCTTTCTCTAAAGACAGCCTGTTTTGTATTTGGAGCTTCTTAAATGTCTGctccaaaaataaaagcagtccATTTTGCACTGTCAGACACCACAATATGATTTTTGTTTGGTGACTTAGTTCACTGATTTTGCTGTTGTTAATTAAGTCTGTTGATGCAATGTTGCATAAATAATGTAAGAATCCAATATTGTAATAAAACTGTGCAGCTCATAATACAACAAGAGATATTGAAGGGAGAGCTACAGGACAGTGGTAAAAATTAAATTCATGTTCATCTCCCCCAACCCTCAATATCCACACCTTAAATTGATTACAAATGGCTTTATGTTGTATTTCAACAGGATTAAAAGCATTCTATGGCAAGAAAGCACAGTTAAAGAACGAAATAACTaaaagacaacatgaaaacTACGTCCAGACTGAAGATAAGAGACAGGTTGGTAACTTCATCTTATACAGGTATGAAGATAAGCTGTGTTTGCTAAAGTAAACCTTCCATAATCTCTTGTAGTTGTGGAGGAAAGTTGTTTTTGGAGAGAGGAGTCAGTCTGATTATTGGACAAGCAGAAGGTCAATGAATCATCGCTGGAGAATAAAGACATGAGCTGAACAGTCTTTGGTTAACTGGCACAGACTGTTGATCCATGTTGTTGTCTTGTGTCAGAGCCGTTGTGAGACCCTGTGACGACCACATGTCCCTGACAAATGACATTCTGCCTACCAGTTTAAAGTTGGTGCCTGCTGTGGAAAAGATAAACAACACCTGACTTCatggctgtgttttgttgtgttttaaggAACCCTCCTGTTCAGCGCCTTTACTCACACAAACACGGAAGCTTACGCATCACGCTTTATTGAAGACTGTACCGTACAACAGCTGCCATAGAAAAACCAGGTGagtgagatgttttttttatattcccACAAATATTTTAAAGTGTAATGGAAGAACACAGTTTTAAACATAAatctgtcatattttagtaCGAAATCTGAAAAGGCACCACTGTCCATCGGGCCTGATCACGAACAAGCACGTCCAAAAACTGAAGCTTCAAACAGTTTATCACAAAGCAGCTCTGGCAGCTGCACAGCAGGTAAAGTCTATCAAAGAAAATCTcagaaatcaaataaaatgcagcCATGATTGTCCTTTAACTGTGGACATGTTTTGTCCACATAATAAAGGGTCACATCCAtcagaagacagaaaagggTCTCAGGCTGCAGTGACACAGGAAGCAGAGCCAATAACAGCCCAGAGGAGGAGCGAGCTGGAGCACTACCTCCAACTGAAAAGGTACAAACTGTGGTGGAGTGCAGGGCATACATAGGATGGCAAAGGCATGAcccgccctactctgcctctgattggctagtactCATTAccttggttggttggttggttggttggttggttaggtttaggcatgagGACTGATGATTGGTTGGAGTAAGAATGTCATTCAGCCTGGGTGCTGCCTTCACCATCCTAGGAATAAAACAGATCTGCAGGCTTCCTGCACTTTTGTTTTACCTCAATTAATAATGCACCAAGATATGGCTTTTCGAGTACTGAATTCATGAAATTAATATTAAAGATGAAGCAAACTGCTGAAATAAAAATTTGTTTTCAGAATCACAAATGATCTCATGAGGCCACACTGGTGCTTTTAGGGTGAGGGGCATACAGGGGGCATGTATTAAGAGTACATCCACATCATCACTgatcacagagctgttttttgttttgttttggcttttaaaCTGAAGACACACATTTAAACTACTAGATGTCAGTTCAGTATATTTGTGTCAGCCTCATGATTTTCAGTGcgtttcatctttctttctttgtcattgTCTCAGTCAGGGGTGGCTGCAAGACCGGAGCGGCCAGTGGGTGAAGGACGAGAATGTGGAGTTTGATTCCGATGAGGAGGAGCCTCCTTCACTGCCCACGAGTCACTGACAGGACAAAGAACTGTGGGAAAGCACAGATTAGTTTGTACCACAGTGGTACGTTCAGGAGCCATGGTGCTGTTTGAAACAGCCGGAGCTTCACGTGCAGCGACTCTTTTAAACAGATTTGTACCATCCATAGACCTTCCATTGGATTCCATGGTTTTCCTAAGCTGATTCTACAGCAACAGCGTAATCTTGGAGCTCATGTCTTAGTTGTAAAAGGAGATTTGTACTCACTGATGATcgtcagctgcagctgtttataCCTGGAAAAgctaaatgaaaaatgtaatttcaccCAGTCAGCTGATTCTGTAAAACATGTGCTTGTATTTTTATATCAAATTCttgtaattttaattttctgaaatgttttggcTGTGCTTTTAAACATAAAGATTTCTAGAGAGAATAGCATTTTTGAACAAGTGACTTTAAACAGCATCACAAACTGAGTGGACCACGTTATTCCCGACATCATCAGCCTTACGTCTTGTTCATGGAGCCTTCAGGATCAGACTGCAGCACCAAAAGCTGAACAAACACTTGTAACCTACAGAATGCGTGAGACTATTTTCCATCACGCTTTGTTGTCTATTTTGCTCCTTTCAATTGAGCTCCGTCTCCGCTCTGGTTGGACTAATCCTTAGTCAGCTTTACTACAAATCAGCAGCAGATAGCCTGTATTGGTGCTAATCTGGGTAGTGAAGCCACCGGTTAGCGTTCTTCACAAAGTGTTCGTTCAGCACTGTTGGTATAAATTGGATAACACCATCAGGGTCAGTGGGAGGGGGCGGAGGGTCTTAGCGTGGGTTAGTTTCTGATGACACCGCTAATATGTGTCGAAAGCATGCTCACTTCATTATTTCGGAGCTCAGCGTCACCGCCACATGAGGAGGCATTTAACATGTTGACGATAGCTCTCAGTTGTTGTGGAGACTTGGCTGTGTGACGTGTAAACACTTGGAAATCGCTTCTGCAAACAAATGTTTGGATATTTAAATTCTGATTACCTTTGAAATTGTGCCTCTCTTTTCAGCATTAAAACTTGTCGCCCTCTGacgcaaaaaaaataaaaacaaaaacaaacgaAACACAATATGGTAAACACGTCTGTCACGGCATTCGTGGCACCCAGCATGACAATCCAAAAATACACCTGTTTTACTGTGAAACGGCGATCAAAGGGAGGACGAACCCTCGGAATAGACTGTGTCAAGGCAACGTTgactttaaatcattttaagatGCCAAACGTTAGTGAAGCCTGTGTGGCTGTAAAAATGTGACCTTTGAGAAAACTAAACATTggttgtcttcttcttcttgctttgTGGTCTTGTCCAACTTGACATTAAGTCAGAGCCCTTTAAAGGAATGAGGAAATGGGTTAAAGGAACGAGGGGAGGTCGTGTAGGAACCCCAGCAATGCTGTCACACTCCTCAGAGGttagcagctgtttctgttcataAATCTCTGGGTGCTCACGGGTGCAACCCTCTTAAAGTTGCTTCTTATATTTGGAACAAGGTAACTCAAGCCCAGTGGACCAGGTTATGTTTCCCATCAGGGTTTGGGGGGGTTAAAAATAGCACAGGTGCTTGAGGGAAGTCAGAGGATCAGGAGAGACTTTGAGGGATTAAAGTGCTGTGATTCTTTACATGAAGGATTCATCCTTAAATGCTGCCGTGTATGTCAGCCTTGGGGTCATATTATCACTTGACAGTCAGTAAAACAACTCATTTTGGGTTGAAATCCTGCATATCCAGTGTCACTGGATCAAATATAGATTCATATGACCcaattaaatgttcatttgagCTTCTGGAAAATAATTCTGTCCAGTTTCAGCTGTAGATACTTAAATTCACCAAAATATGTGCTGATTTGGTGCATTTAAACCCAGATTTGTTGAGAATAATCATATCCAATGTGAAATACTGACATCCAGATAAAGTGTAGAAACAATAGAATTAAACTTGCCAAAAATTTCCAAAAAAATACTTGAATAGATATGTTTATTTAAAGTATTTACAGTTTGTTGTCTTCCCACAGATAGCACCACATTGTAAAAGTTTTCATGAATGAAAGGAGTTAATCTTTTGTGTGGGATGATGTCGGCGATGCACTAaactaaaagcacaaaaaaaaaagacacttcaCATTTTGCTTGTGACCTATACATGCCTTTATGATGAATTCAGCAGTCTACAAAAAGCTGGCcgcaggaaatgaaatgaaatgattggatgtTAGGTGGGTTGCACCATGCACGACGACCCGGCTTGATTTGGGAGGATTCAGCTCTGGCACGAGGCTGTTGGTggcagtctgtctgcaggctccGGGGGGCTGAAGGGGTTGTTCTTCTGTTTGCTCCTTGTTGCTTTCATCTTAATCTCTGCTGGCGAACTGCAGCGAGAAAAAAGATAAGGGATGAAAGAGAAATACGACACAGAATAACTAATTAGTAAAAAAGATGGTGGCTCAAGATACATTTATTTCCCTTAAAATTAAACCCCAAAATTTGACTCTACATTTAAATCTTCTCACATCAGTGGATCTTTACACACTAATCCTGCCCAGTGCATCTTAAATATTCACTCCAGTCTTTCCAGAATTCtacattttaagattttgtGAGTGTGCAGTCAGAGCGGCTCTCACTCATGTCGTTGTTTCGTGTGATGGCCATGGCGGCTCTGGCGCGGGGACCCTGCTGGCTGAAGTGGTAGCCGAATCTGAGGATGCTGGAGTTGTTCTCCAACATGGAGGCGATCTCCATCTCAACTGAGTCTCCCAACTTCTGCCTCTGTGccagagagaagaggaacagCTCGTTAAAAAAGAGATCTGAACCGTTTCTGGAACGTGACACTGAGTCTGATGAGTCTAACACATTAAATCT
It includes:
- the lysmd1 gene encoding lysM and putative peptidoglycan-binding domain-containing protein 1, producing MSGERASLPTGGNGLLRGSRTRSYGSLVRSPLSPVRQRRIEHKIQPGETLQGLALKYGVSMEQIKRANRMYTNDSIFLKKSLSIPVLSDLDHSSNGVDLVLEDSEEDNAGCVLAQNGPTGSSSEEKQDGGRESASDLTPVDFLKRLDGLISLSKQAAVRGYQESEERVAALEAACTSRTSEWRPLTRSQSVIASSRMQQQGAHGAVPLTITKLTKKLRDREDEIFQL
- the scnm1 gene encoding sodium channel modifier 1, whose product is MSFKREGNDKSQLNILKKRRVADLLSNFIPEDEAALLKNGRYTCLMCSYRPVFDTVEMLTVHRKGKRHLEGLKAFYGKKAQLKNEITKRQHENYVQTEDKRQEPSCSAPLLTQTRKLTHHALLKTVPYNSCHRKTSTKSEKAPLSIGPDHEQARPKTEASNSLSQSSSGSCTAGSHPSEDRKGSQAAVTQEAEPITAQRRSELEHYLQLKSQGWLQDRSGQWVKDENVEFDSDEEEPPSLPTSH